The Henckelia pumila isolate YLH828 chromosome 2, ASM3356847v2, whole genome shotgun sequence genome includes a window with the following:
- the LOC140880507 gene encoding immune-associated nucleotide-binding protein 9-like: MGGSTIDDDWEFTSPSSEVRTVVLVGRTGNGKSATGNSILGRKSFKSMTSSAGVTSTCELQRTFLEDGSILNVIDTPGLFDFSAEPEFIGKEIVKCINMAKDGIHAVLVVLSVRSRFSREEEAAIDSLRKFFGSKISDYMIIVFTGGDDLEDNDETLDDYLGRDCPEPLKETLTMCGNRRVLFDNKTKDKSKKNEQLKQLISLVAAVVDRNGGKPYTDELFIELKKGSAKLRDQTAEVNSLEGYSKQEISVWKEQFNEAYEEQLKRITEMVESKLRETTHRLERQLAEEQAARLKAEATAQAAQMKSNDEISKLREHLERARKETEELRMQAESGRCTIL; encoded by the exons ATGGGGGGCAGTACAATCGATGATGATTGGGAGTTCACTTCACCGTCAAGTGAAGTTCGAACTGTAGTACTGGTTGGACGCACTGGTAATGGAAAGAGTGCCACAGGCAATAGTATTCTCGGAAGAAAGTCATTCAAGTCAATGACTAGCTCCGCAGGTGTTACAAGTACATGTGAGCTTCAGAGGACCTTTCTGGAAGATGGATCCATTCTCAATGTGATAGACACTCCTG GATTATTTGATTTCTCTGCTGAACCTGAATTCATTGGGAAGGAAATTGTTAAATGCATCAATATGGCAAAAGATGGTATCCATGCTGTTCTTGTTGTCCTGTCAGTCAGATCTCGCTTTTCCAGAGAAGAAGAAGCTGCTATTGATAGCTTGCGGAAATTTTTTGGCAGCAAAATTAGTGACTACATGATTATCGTTTTCACCGGTGGAGATGACCTTGAAGACAATGATGAAACTTTGGATGACTATTTGGGTCGTGATTGCCCTGAGCCTTTGAAG GAAACTCTTACAATGTGTGGGAACAGGCGTGTTCTCTTTGATAACAAGACAAAAGATAAATCCAAGAAAAATGAACAGCTGAAGCAACTCATTTCCCTAGTTGCTGCAGTTGTTGATAGAAATGGTGGGAAACCGTATACAGATGAGTTATTTATAGAACTGAAG AAAGGGTCTGCAAAACTGCGTGATCAAACTGCTGAAGTTAATTCCTTGGAGGGGTATTCCAAGCAGGAGATATCTGTATGGAAGGAGCAGTTTAATGAGGCATATGAAGAGCAGCTAAAGCGAATAACTGAAATG GTCGAGTCAAAGCTCAGAGAGACCACTCACAGGCTTGAAAGGCAATTGGCTGAGGAACAAGCTGCTCGACTGAAGGCAGAAGCGACAGCACAAGCTGCTCAAATGAAATCAAATGATGAAATATCTAAGCTTAGGGAGCACTTGGAGAGAGCTCGGAAGGAGACTGAAGAGCTGCGAATGCAAGCTGAAAGTGGAAGATGCACCATTTTATAA
- the LOC140880508 gene encoding agamous-like MADS-box protein AGL11 isoform X1 encodes MAHCRIGSTKMGRGKIEIKRIENNTNRQVTFCKRRNGLLKKAYELSVLCDAEIALIVFSTRGRVYEYSSNNIRETIERFKKATADTSNAYTAQEINAQFYQQESKKLRQQIQMIQNSNRHIMGDGLTSLNVKEMKQLETRLERSIARIRAKKHELILAETECLQKRELQMEQENACLRAKIAENYRLQELSMMPSGQDYVIQEFLARNVLQMNMMENMSAYPVSDKKTLHLG; translated from the exons ATGGCTCACTGCAG GATTGGATCAACAAAAATGGGAAGAGGAAAGATCGAAATAAAGAGAATCGAGAACAACACGAACCGGCAGGTGACGTTCTGCAAGCGGAGAAATGGACTGCTGAAGAAAGCTTACGAGCTCTCTGTTCTGTGTGATGCAGAAATCGCCCTCATTGTATTCTCAACCCGTGGACGTGTCTACGAGTACTCCAGCAACAA CATTAGGGAGACAATTGAGAGGTTTAAAAAGGCCACTGCCGACACTTCAAATGCATACACCGCTCAAGAGATCAATGCTCAA TTTTACCAACAGGAATCCAAGAAACTGCGCCAGCAGATTCAGATGATCCAGAACTCCAACAG GCATATTATGGGCGACGGGTTGACCTCTTTAAATGTGAAGGAGATGAAGCAGCTGGAAACTAGGCTTGAGCGAAGCATCGCAAGAATCAGAGCAAAGAAG CATGAACTGATACTTGCTGAGACTGAGTGCTTGCAGAAAAGG GAACTTCAAATGGAGCAAGAAAATGCCTGCTTGAGAGCAAAG ATAGCAGAAAATTATAGGCTTCAAGAACTGAGTATGATGCCTTCTGGACAAGACTACGTGATCCAGGAATTTCTTGCCCGCAATGTGCTGCAAATGAATATGATGGAGAACATGTCTGCCTATCCAGTTTCTGACAAGAAGACTCTTCATCTTGG GTAG
- the LOC140882001 gene encoding uncharacterized protein — protein sequence MGSEFGGIHSERKLRLLCLHGFRTSGEIIRKQVTGKWPESVLEKLDLVCVDAPFPCQGKSDVEGIFDPPYFEWFQFNKEFLEYQNFDECLAYIEECMIKHGPFDGLLGFSQGAILSAALPGLQANGVCLTKVPKIKFVVIIGGAKFRNPSVVEKAYSSLIQCPSVHFLGETDFLKPHGTELLDSFVEPVVIRHPKGHTIPRFDEKGLESMLKFLETMQTEIEDGGK from the exons ATGGGCAGCGAATTTGGAGGCATTCATAGCGAGAGGAAGCTCAGGTTGTTATGCCTTCATGGGTTTCGAACCAGCGGGGAAATAATCAGGAAACAGGTCACCGGAAAGTGGCCGGAATCTGTGCTGGAAAAATTGGATCTTGTTTGTGTGGATGCCCCTTTTCCCTGCCAGGGGAAATCTGACGTTGAAGGGATTTTTGATCCTCCATATTTTGAGTGGTTCCAGTTCAATAAG GAGTTTTTAGAATATCAGAACTTTGATGAGTGTCTTGCTTATATCGAGGAATGCATGATTAAACATGGGCCTTTTGACGGCCTTCTTGGTTTCTCGCAG GGAGCAATTTTATCAGCTGCTTTGCCTGGATTACAAGCTAAT GGTGTTTGTCTTACAAAGGTACCGAAGATAAAATTCGTGGTAATAATTGGGGGAGCTAAGTTCAGGAATCCATCAGTGGTGGAAAAGGCATATTCCTCACTAATCCAATGCCCATCTGTTCACTTCTTAG GGGAAACAGATTTCTTGAAGCCACATGGGACCGAGCTCCTGGATTCCTTTGTCGAACCCGTGGTGATTCGCCATCCGAAGGGCCACACAATACCAAGATTTG ACGAGAAAGGTCTGGAGAGCATGCTAAAGTTCCTTGAAACGATGCAGACGGAGATCGAAGATGGAGGAAAATAA
- the LOC140882002 gene encoding MICOS complex subunit MIC10-like — MAEESRAEIGDLNAKWDACIDLGVRRCVYSSLAGAFTGLLLFRSPVTRWVSVAFGAGVGVGSAYSECSQKLIKSPVKFTPGISDTSSAKVGQE, encoded by the exons ATGGCGGAAGAAAGCAGAGCTGAGATTGGGGATTTGAATGCCAAGTGGGATGCCTGCATTGATTTGGGCGTTCGTCGTTGTGTTTACTCTTCACTCGCTGGTGCTTTTACCGGGCTTCTTCTCTTTC GGAGTCCTGTAACGCGCTGGGTATCTGTAGCTTTTGGTGCTGGAGTGGGGGTTGGTTCTGCATACTCAGAGTGCTCTcagaaattaattaaatctCCTGTGAAATTTACTCCCGGCATTTCCGACACTTCCTCTGCAAAG GTTGGACAAGAGTGA
- the LOC140880508 gene encoding agamous-like MADS-box protein AGL11 isoform X3, which translates to MGRGKIEIKRIENNTNRQVTFCKRRNGLLKKAYELSVLCDAEIALIVFSTRGRVYEYSSNNIRETIERFKKATADTSNAYTAQEINAQFYQQESKKLRQQIQMIQNSNRHIMGDGLTSLNVKEMKQLETRLERSIARIRAKKHELILAETECLQKRELQMEQENACLRAKIAENYRLQELSMMPSGQDYVIQEFLARNVLQMNMMENMSAYPVSDKKTLHLG; encoded by the exons ATGGGAAGAGGAAAGATCGAAATAAAGAGAATCGAGAACAACACGAACCGGCAGGTGACGTTCTGCAAGCGGAGAAATGGACTGCTGAAGAAAGCTTACGAGCTCTCTGTTCTGTGTGATGCAGAAATCGCCCTCATTGTATTCTCAACCCGTGGACGTGTCTACGAGTACTCCAGCAACAA CATTAGGGAGACAATTGAGAGGTTTAAAAAGGCCACTGCCGACACTTCAAATGCATACACCGCTCAAGAGATCAATGCTCAA TTTTACCAACAGGAATCCAAGAAACTGCGCCAGCAGATTCAGATGATCCAGAACTCCAACAG GCATATTATGGGCGACGGGTTGACCTCTTTAAATGTGAAGGAGATGAAGCAGCTGGAAACTAGGCTTGAGCGAAGCATCGCAAGAATCAGAGCAAAGAAG CATGAACTGATACTTGCTGAGACTGAGTGCTTGCAGAAAAGG GAACTTCAAATGGAGCAAGAAAATGCCTGCTTGAGAGCAAAG ATAGCAGAAAATTATAGGCTTCAAGAACTGAGTATGATGCCTTCTGGACAAGACTACGTGATCCAGGAATTTCTTGCCCGCAATGTGCTGCAAATGAATATGATGGAGAACATGTCTGCCTATCCAGTTTCTGACAAGAAGACTCTTCATCTTGG GTAG
- the LOC140880508 gene encoding agamous-like MADS-box protein AGL11 isoform X2: MSRIGSTKMGRGKIEIKRIENNTNRQVTFCKRRNGLLKKAYELSVLCDAEIALIVFSTRGRVYEYSSNNIRETIERFKKATADTSNAYTAQEINAQFYQQESKKLRQQIQMIQNSNRHIMGDGLTSLNVKEMKQLETRLERSIARIRAKKHELILAETECLQKRELQMEQENACLRAKIAENYRLQELSMMPSGQDYVIQEFLARNVLQMNMMENMSAYPVSDKKTLHLG, encoded by the exons ATGAGCAGGATTGGATCAACAAAAATGGGAAGAGGAAAGATCGAAATAAAGAGAATCGAGAACAACACGAACCGGCAGGTGACGTTCTGCAAGCGGAGAAATGGACTGCTGAAGAAAGCTTACGAGCTCTCTGTTCTGTGTGATGCAGAAATCGCCCTCATTGTATTCTCAACCCGTGGACGTGTCTACGAGTACTCCAGCAACAA CATTAGGGAGACAATTGAGAGGTTTAAAAAGGCCACTGCCGACACTTCAAATGCATACACCGCTCAAGAGATCAATGCTCAA TTTTACCAACAGGAATCCAAGAAACTGCGCCAGCAGATTCAGATGATCCAGAACTCCAACAG GCATATTATGGGCGACGGGTTGACCTCTTTAAATGTGAAGGAGATGAAGCAGCTGGAAACTAGGCTTGAGCGAAGCATCGCAAGAATCAGAGCAAAGAAG CATGAACTGATACTTGCTGAGACTGAGTGCTTGCAGAAAAGG GAACTTCAAATGGAGCAAGAAAATGCCTGCTTGAGAGCAAAG ATAGCAGAAAATTATAGGCTTCAAGAACTGAGTATGATGCCTTCTGGACAAGACTACGTGATCCAGGAATTTCTTGCCCGCAATGTGCTGCAAATGAATATGATGGAGAACATGTCTGCCTATCCAGTTTCTGACAAGAAGACTCTTCATCTTGG GTAG
- the LOC140880506 gene encoding elongation factor 1-gamma 3-like — translation MALVLHATNTNKNALKVLIAAEYSGVKVELAKDFEPGVSNKTPEFLKMNPIGKVPVLETPDGALFESNAIARYVARLKPDNTLYGSSLIDYGHIEQWIDFSANEIDSNIGRWLYPRLGYAPHIPPSEEIAISALKRALEALNTHLASTTYLVGHGVTLADIVMICNLFYGFKVILTKSFTSEFPHVERYFWTLVNQPNFQKLLGDIKQAESVPPVASKKPLQPKEPAKPKKAKEEPKKEVKTEEVKPKEVAEEEDAPKPKPKNPLDLLPPSKMILDEWKRLYSNTKTNFREVAIKGFWDMYDPEGYSLWFCDYKYNDENTVSFVTLNKVSGFLQRMDLARKYAFGKMLIIGSEGPFKVKGLWLFRGTEIPKFVVDECYDMELYEWTKVDINDEAQKERASQMIEDAEPFEGEPLLDAKCFK, via the exons ATGGCTTTG GTTTTGCATGCCACTAACACAAACAAAAATGCCTTGAAAGTGCTTATTGCGGCAGAGTATAGTGGTGTGAAGGTTGAGCTTGCGAAGGACTTTGAGCCTGGTGTATCGAACAAAACTCCTGAATTTCTTAAGATGAATCCTATTGGAAAG GTTCCTGTGCTCGAAACACCTGATGGAGCTTTGTTCGAAAGCAATGCAATTGCACGCTATG TGGCACGTTTGAAGCCTGATAACACATTATATGGATCATCTTTAATTGACTAT GGCCATATTGAGCAATGGATTGACTTTTCTGCTAACGAGATTGACTCAAATATTGGGCGATGGTTGTACCCACGACTTGGCTACGCTCCACATATTCCTCCA TCCGAAGAGATTGCCATTTCTGCATTAAAGAGAGCTCTGGAAGCTTTGAACACCCATCTTGCCTCTACCACCTACTTGGTCGGGCATGGTGTCACTCTTGCTGACATTGTTATGATATGTAATCTGTTTTATGGGTTTAAGGTTATCTTGACcaagagctttacatcagaatTCCCACATGTGGAGAGGTATTTTTGGACCCTGGTCAATCAGCCAAATTTCCAGAAATTACTAGGTGATATCAAACAAGCAGAATCTGTCCCACCAGTTGCTTCCAAGAAGCCTTTACAGCCAAAAgaacctgctaaacccaagaaggcAAAGGAGGAGCCAAAGAAGGAGGTTAAGACTGAAGAAGTGAAGCCTAAAGAAGTAGCTGAGGAAGAAGATGCGCCCAAACCAAAACCCAAAAACCCATTGGATCTTTTGCCTCCTAGTAAGATGATATTAGATGAATGGAAGAGGCTATACTCAAACACCAAGACCAACTTCCGTGAGGTTGCCATAAAAG GTTTTTGGGACATGTATGATCCTGAGGGATACTCTCTTTGGTTCTGTGACTATAAATACAATGATGAAAACACAGTCTCCTTTGTCACATTGAACAAGGTTAGTGGATTTCTTCAACGGATGGACTTGGCTCGCAAATATGCGTTTGGGAAGATGTTGATCATTGGTTCTGAGGGCCCATTCAAAGTGAAGGGATTGTGGCTTTTCCGCGGTACAGAAATTCCTAAGTTTGTGGTTGACGAATGTTACGACATGGAACTGTATGAGTGGACTAAGGTGGATATCAACGATGAAGCTCAGAAGGAACGCGCCAGTCAGATGATCGAAGATGCTGAACCTTTCGAAGGCGAGCCTCTCCTGGATGCCAAGTGCTTCAAGTGA